The following proteins come from a genomic window of Micromonospora zamorensis:
- a CDS encoding SAM-dependent methyltransferase, whose amino-acid sequence MQRPDWAPDTIDIERPSVARMYDYYLGGSHNFAADRAAAQAMVAAVPEAPLMAQANRAFLRRAVHHLAEAGIRQFLDIGSGIPTVGNVHEIAQRLDPQSRVVYVDVDPVAVAHSREILAGNERAVVVQEDLRRPEAILAHPDVRKLLDLSQPVAVMVVAVLHFVSDDDRPAELLRTLRDALAPGSYLVLSQASDDGRSDDERAEAERVYRRTDNPLWVRSRAELTELFDGFELLDPGVVWVPEWRPDTPESAEDAERAVFMGGVGRLGD is encoded by the coding sequence ATGCAGCGGCCGGACTGGGCACCCGACACCATCGACATCGAGCGCCCGAGCGTCGCGCGGATGTACGACTACTACCTCGGCGGCTCCCACAACTTCGCCGCTGACCGAGCCGCGGCGCAGGCGATGGTCGCGGCGGTGCCGGAGGCGCCGCTGATGGCCCAGGCCAACCGGGCGTTCCTGCGCCGGGCCGTGCACCACCTCGCCGAGGCGGGGATCCGGCAGTTCCTGGACATCGGCTCGGGCATCCCGACCGTCGGCAACGTGCACGAGATCGCCCAGCGGCTCGACCCGCAGTCACGCGTGGTCTATGTGGACGTCGACCCGGTGGCCGTGGCGCACAGCCGCGAGATCCTCGCCGGCAACGAGCGGGCCGTGGTCGTCCAGGAGGACCTGCGGCGCCCGGAGGCGATCCTGGCCCACCCCGACGTCCGCAAGCTGCTCGACCTGAGCCAGCCGGTCGCCGTGATGGTGGTGGCCGTCCTGCACTTCGTCTCCGACGACGACCGACCGGCGGAGCTGCTGCGGACGCTGCGCGACGCGTTGGCCCCCGGCAGCTACCTCGTGCTGTCGCAGGCCAGCGACGACGGGCGCAGCGACGACGAACGCGCCGAGGCCGAGCGGGTCTACCGGCGTACCGACAACCCGCTGTGGGTGCGCAGCCGCGCCGAGTTGACCGAGTTGTTCGACGGGTTCGAGCTGCTCGACCCCGGCGTGGTCTGGGTGCCCGAGTGGCGACCGGACACCCCGGAGAGCGCGGAGGACGCCGAGCGCGCGGTCTTCATGGGCGGCGTCGGGCGACTCGGTGACTGA
- a CDS encoding AMP-dependent synthetase/ligase: MREFSVPPIVTVGDAANLTDPVWDNAEAAPDTVQFARPAASADGAVTAWTEVTCLQFRDEVAAVARGLIAAGIEPGVRVGLMSRTRYEWTLLDYAIWTVGAVTVPIYETSSAEQAAWILEDSNAVAVVVETEAHATLVAGVRHRLPELDHVWQIDQGGVDDLVTSGASVELAEVERRRKAVHAGDLATIIYTSGTTGRPKGCVLTHRNMYADIANAIPVLPNLFNPGASTLLFLPLAHAFARLIQIGVVQARATMAHCADTKNLVAELQEFRPTFVLSVPRVFEKVYNAAKQKAESDGKGRIFARAEQVAIAYSEALETPGGPGLALRAQHVVFDRLVYRKLRAALGGRCRDAISGGAPLGARLGHFFRGIGVTILEGYGLTETSPAAAANLPDGTRIGTVGRPLPGVTIRIEDDGEILISGELIFQGYWGNETATAEAISADGWFRTGDLGHLDTDGYLTITGRKKELIVTAGGKNVAPAVLEDLVRAHPLISQCVVVGDAKPFIAALVTVDEEALPAWLQSAGMPADTTVEQLREHEGLRQEIQTAIDTANQAVSKAEAIKVFRVLPRDFTEATGELTPSLKVKRQVVHKTYAAEIADIYRG, translated from the coding sequence GTGCGCGAGTTCTCCGTCCCGCCGATCGTCACCGTTGGCGACGCGGCCAACCTCACCGATCCGGTCTGGGACAACGCCGAGGCCGCGCCCGACACCGTCCAGTTCGCCCGCCCCGCCGCGAGCGCCGACGGCGCCGTCACCGCCTGGACCGAGGTGACCTGCCTCCAGTTCCGGGACGAGGTGGCCGCCGTCGCCCGCGGGCTCATCGCCGCCGGCATCGAGCCCGGTGTCCGGGTCGGCCTGATGAGCCGCACCCGCTACGAGTGGACGCTGCTCGACTACGCCATCTGGACCGTCGGCGCGGTCACCGTGCCGATCTACGAGACCTCCAGCGCCGAACAGGCCGCGTGGATCCTCGAAGACTCCAACGCGGTCGCCGTCGTGGTGGAGACCGAGGCGCACGCGACCCTGGTCGCCGGCGTCCGGCACCGGCTGCCCGAGCTGGACCACGTCTGGCAGATCGACCAGGGCGGGGTCGACGATCTGGTCACCAGCGGTGCCAGCGTCGAGCTGGCCGAGGTCGAGCGGCGGCGCAAGGCCGTCCACGCCGGCGACCTCGCCACGATCATCTACACCAGCGGCACCACCGGCCGCCCCAAGGGTTGCGTGCTCACCCACCGCAACATGTACGCCGACATCGCCAACGCGATCCCGGTGCTGCCGAACCTGTTCAACCCCGGCGCGAGCACCCTGCTCTTCCTCCCGCTGGCGCACGCCTTCGCCCGGCTGATCCAGATCGGCGTCGTGCAGGCCCGGGCCACCATGGCGCACTGCGCCGACACCAAGAACCTGGTCGCCGAGCTGCAGGAGTTCCGGCCGACCTTCGTGCTCTCCGTACCCCGGGTGTTCGAGAAGGTCTACAACGCGGCCAAGCAGAAGGCCGAATCGGACGGCAAGGGGCGCATCTTCGCCCGCGCCGAGCAGGTCGCCATCGCGTACAGCGAGGCTCTGGAGACCCCGGGCGGACCTGGCCTGGCGCTGCGCGCCCAGCACGTGGTCTTCGACCGGCTGGTCTACCGCAAGCTGCGCGCCGCGCTCGGCGGCCGGTGCCGGGACGCGATCTCCGGCGGCGCGCCGCTCGGCGCCCGGCTGGGGCACTTCTTCCGCGGCATCGGCGTGACGATCCTGGAGGGCTACGGCCTCACCGAGACGTCACCCGCAGCCGCCGCGAACCTGCCGGACGGCACCCGGATCGGCACCGTCGGCCGCCCGCTGCCCGGCGTGACCATCCGCATCGAGGACGACGGCGAGATCCTGATCTCCGGCGAGTTGATCTTCCAGGGCTACTGGGGCAACGAGACGGCGACCGCCGAGGCGATCAGCGCCGACGGGTGGTTCCGCACCGGCGACCTGGGTCACCTCGACACCGACGGTTACCTCACCATCACCGGCCGCAAGAAGGAGCTGATCGTCACCGCTGGCGGCAAGAACGTCGCCCCGGCGGTGCTGGAGGACCTGGTCCGGGCGCACCCGTTGATCAGCCAGTGCGTCGTGGTCGGTGACGCCAAGCCGTTCATCGCGGCACTGGTCACCGTCGACGAGGAGGCGCTGCCGGCCTGGCTGCAGAGCGCCGGGATGCCCGCCGACACCACGGTCGAGCAGCTACGCGAGCACGAGGGCCTGCGTCAGGAGATCCAGACCGCGATCGACACGGCGAACCAGGCCGTCTCCAAGGCCGAGGCGATCAAGGTGTTCCGGGTCCTGCCCCGCGACTTCACCGAGGCGACCGGCGAACTGACCCCGTCGCTCAAGGTCAAACGCCAGGTTGTCCACAAGACGTACGCGGCGGAGATCGCCGATATCTACCGAGGCTGA
- a CDS encoding flavin-containing monooxygenase, giving the protein MSTSTDHGRPDPEAIPSALSSGRPVSDRGDTVCVIGAGASGLTAIKNLREHDFGVDCYERETGVGGAWNWRHDRSPVYASTHLLSSKPFTQFPDFPMPDSWPDYPHHSQLLSYFERYADHFDLRSHIWFGTEVIRVEPAEGDRWDVTTRSTGGYGPERTSRYAAVVIANGHNWSPKLPRYEGLEEFRGEIMHASSYKDPAQLRGKRVLVVGAGNTGCDIAVEAAQQASRCWHSTRRGYWYAPKYVLGRPADQVNDTLLALRVPLRVRQWLYHWTLRLTVGDLTRFGLPKPDHRVYETHPIANSQLVYYVGHGAIGPVPDIARFHPYAVELADGRQIDPEVVIFATGYLPRFEFLDASVFGDSAGAGRPTLWLNAFTPGHPTLAVAGLLQPDSGLFTLSHWQTVLFARLLRARRDRPERAAAFASRVRDRAGERYSGQVKESSRHWFEVGHADYLRAIQRALHDLEAK; this is encoded by the coding sequence GTGTCCACCTCCACCGACCACGGCCGGCCCGACCCCGAAGCGATCCCGTCCGCGCTGAGCAGCGGTCGCCCGGTCTCCGACCGGGGCGACACGGTCTGCGTCATCGGGGCCGGGGCCAGCGGCCTGACGGCCATCAAGAACCTGCGCGAGCACGACTTCGGCGTCGACTGCTACGAGCGGGAGACCGGCGTCGGCGGCGCCTGGAACTGGCGACACGACCGCAGCCCGGTGTACGCCAGCACCCACCTGCTGTCGTCGAAGCCGTTCACCCAGTTCCCCGACTTCCCGATGCCGGACTCCTGGCCGGACTACCCGCACCACAGTCAGCTGCTGTCGTACTTCGAGCGCTACGCCGACCACTTCGACCTGCGCTCGCACATCTGGTTCGGCACCGAGGTGATCCGGGTCGAGCCCGCCGAGGGGGACCGGTGGGACGTCACCACCCGCTCCACCGGCGGGTACGGCCCGGAGCGCACCTCCCGGTACGCCGCCGTGGTGATCGCCAACGGTCACAACTGGTCGCCAAAGCTGCCCCGCTACGAAGGGCTGGAGGAGTTCCGCGGCGAGATCATGCACGCCTCGTCCTACAAGGACCCGGCGCAGCTGCGCGGCAAGCGGGTGCTGGTGGTCGGCGCTGGCAACACCGGCTGCGACATCGCCGTCGAGGCCGCCCAGCAGGCGTCGCGCTGCTGGCACTCCACCCGGCGCGGCTACTGGTACGCGCCGAAGTACGTGCTCGGCCGCCCCGCCGACCAGGTGAACGACACCCTGCTGGCGCTGCGCGTGCCGCTGCGGGTGCGGCAGTGGCTCTACCACTGGACGCTTCGCCTGACCGTCGGCGACCTGACCCGCTTCGGCCTGCCCAAACCCGACCACCGGGTGTACGAGACGCACCCCATCGCGAACAGTCAGCTCGTCTACTACGTGGGCCACGGCGCGATCGGCCCGGTGCCGGACATCGCCCGGTTCCACCCGTACGCGGTGGAGCTGGCCGACGGCCGCCAGATCGACCCCGAGGTGGTCATCTTCGCCACCGGCTACCTCCCGCGCTTCGAGTTCCTCGACGCCTCGGTGTTCGGTGACAGCGCCGGCGCGGGTCGGCCCACGCTGTGGCTCAACGCGTTCACTCCGGGGCACCCGACGCTGGCGGTCGCCGGCCTGTTGCAGCCGGACTCCGGGTTGTTCACCCTGTCGCACTGGCAGACGGTGCTCTTCGCCCGCCTGCTGCGGGCTCGACGGGACCGGCCGGAGCGGGCCGCCGCGTTCGCGTCTCGGGTGCGTGACCGTGCCGGTGAGCGCTACTCCGGGCAGGTCAAGGAGAGCAGCCGGCACTGGTTCGAGGTCGGTCACGCCGACTATCTACGCGCCATCCAGCGCGCCCTGCACGACCTGGAGGCCAAGTGA
- a CDS encoding SRPBCC family protein, which translates to MADSSTQSIIIGAAPDRVAAVICDFGRYPEWTDALRRAEVVEEYEDGYASQVRFTIDAGVMADEYVLAYEYAEDLSRIEWHLVAPSKMQKSQRGSYDLVGNPDGSTTVTYTLEVDLSVGMLGMFRRKAEKMIMDTALKQLKRRVEATGAAQ; encoded by the coding sequence ATGGCGGACTCCTCCACCCAGTCGATCATCATCGGCGCCGCACCGGACCGGGTGGCGGCGGTCATCTGCGACTTCGGGCGCTACCCGGAGTGGACCGACGCGTTGCGCCGCGCCGAGGTCGTCGAGGAGTACGAGGACGGCTACGCCAGCCAGGTGCGCTTCACCATCGACGCCGGGGTGATGGCCGACGAGTACGTGCTCGCCTACGAGTACGCCGAGGACCTGTCCCGCATCGAGTGGCACCTCGTCGCGCCCTCGAAGATGCAGAAGAGCCAGCGCGGGTCGTACGACCTGGTGGGCAACCCGGACGGCAGCACCACGGTGACCTACACGCTGGAGGTCGACCTGTCGGTGGGAATGCTCGGGATGTTTCGCCGCAAAGCCGAGAAGATGATCATGGACACCGCGTTGAAGCAGCTCAAGCGCCGGGTAGAAGCAACCGGTGCGGCGCAGTGA
- a CDS encoding response regulator transcription factor, with protein sequence MTTSPTPATRTKVLLVDDHDLIRKGLRHAFERDRQFEVVGEAATAAEGVRQAGALQPDVVIMDLRLPDGSGLEATRALRKSSASMGIVVLTMYAGDDQLFGALEAGASAFVPKTAPADEVVAAARHAASSPSAFTAADLAEAMKRRLAPSGPQLSPREGQVLRLLADGMSVAGIAKQLFVSESTAKTHISKLYEKLGAANRAQALMTALRLGLLEAPDAPKF encoded by the coding sequence ATGACCACAAGTCCGACACCGGCCACCCGCACCAAGGTCCTCCTTGTCGACGATCATGACCTGATTCGCAAGGGCCTGCGGCACGCCTTCGAGCGCGACCGCCAGTTCGAGGTCGTCGGTGAGGCGGCCACGGCGGCGGAGGGCGTACGCCAGGCCGGCGCCCTGCAGCCGGACGTGGTGATCATGGATCTGCGGCTGCCCGACGGCAGCGGCCTGGAGGCCACCCGCGCTCTGCGTAAGTCCAGCGCGTCGATGGGCATCGTGGTGCTGACCATGTACGCCGGCGACGACCAGCTCTTCGGCGCCCTGGAGGCCGGGGCGAGCGCCTTCGTGCCGAAGACCGCCCCGGCCGACGAGGTGGTGGCCGCCGCACGGCACGCCGCCTCCTCCCCCAGCGCGTTCACCGCCGCCGACCTGGCTGAGGCCATGAAGCGTCGGCTCGCCCCGTCCGGCCCGCAGTTGTCACCGCGGGAGGGGCAGGTGCTGCGGCTGCTCGCCGACGGAATGAGCGTGGCGGGCATCGCGAAGCAGCTGTTCGTCAGCGAGTCCACGGCCAAGACGCACATTTCCAAGCTCTACGAGAAGCTCGGCGCGGCCAACCGGGCTCAGGCCCTGATGACCGCACTCCGGCTCGGCCTGCTCGAGGCACCGGACGCTCCCAAGTTCTGA
- a CDS encoding ROK family glucokinase codes for MTLTIGVDVGGTKVAGGVVDDTGTVLVQTRRDTPADDVGKTRDVIIELVGELAAGRTIEAVGIGAAGWIDASRSTVLFAPNLAWRDEPLREYVSKAIGLPVIVENDGNVAAWAEFRYGAARDADDSMIMFTIGTGVGGGIVLGGELMRGAHGIAAELGHMLAVPDGHQCGCGRLGCIEQYASGSALVRFARAGARQEPNRATALLDLAGGEAEAITGPMVTAAAQGGDLISAEAFAQIGRWLGTSLADMAQILDPQTLVVGGGVIDAGDLLLGPTRRAYLDALAQRGRLPVAEVLPAELGNSAGVIGAADLARRI; via the coding sequence GTGACGCTGACCATCGGAGTCGACGTCGGTGGCACGAAGGTGGCCGGCGGTGTCGTGGACGACACCGGCACGGTCCTCGTGCAGACCCGACGGGACACTCCCGCCGATGACGTCGGCAAGACCCGCGACGTCATCATCGAGCTGGTCGGTGAGCTGGCAGCCGGGCGGACGATCGAGGCCGTGGGCATCGGCGCGGCCGGCTGGATCGACGCCAGCCGCTCGACAGTGCTCTTCGCCCCCAACCTGGCCTGGCGCGACGAACCGCTGCGCGAGTACGTCAGCAAGGCCATCGGTCTGCCGGTGATCGTGGAGAACGACGGAAACGTGGCCGCCTGGGCCGAGTTCCGGTACGGCGCCGCCCGCGACGCCGACGACTCCATGATCATGTTCACCATCGGCACCGGCGTCGGCGGCGGCATCGTCCTCGGCGGCGAGCTGATGCGCGGCGCGCACGGCATCGCCGCGGAGCTGGGCCACATGCTGGCCGTTCCGGACGGGCACCAGTGCGGCTGCGGCCGGCTGGGCTGCATCGAGCAGTACGCCAGCGGCAGCGCCCTCGTACGCTTCGCCCGGGCCGGCGCCCGCCAGGAGCCCAACCGGGCCACCGCGCTGCTCGACCTGGCCGGTGGCGAGGCCGAGGCGATCACCGGCCCGATGGTGACCGCCGCCGCGCAGGGCGGTGACCTGATCTCCGCCGAGGCGTTCGCCCAGATCGGCCGGTGGCTGGGCACCAGCCTCGCCGACATGGCGCAGATCCTCGACCCGCAGACCCTGGTGGTGGGCGGCGGTGTGATCGACGCCGGTGACCTGCTGCTCGGCCCGACCCGCCGTGCGTACCTCGACGCGCTCGCCCAGCGTGGTCGCCTGCCGGTGGCCGAGGTGCTCCCGGCGGAGCTGGGCAACAGCGCCGGCGTGATCGGTGCCGCCGACCTGGCCCGCCGGATCTGA
- a CDS encoding sensor histidine kinase — protein MPASTATAPHPHPLAAAARLVMLALIAVLTLFATRDVGQLWWIALLAVAGLPSLLAPQHRLIAPVSRVAEVVVLGLAASHVAAVASIGGTVGGLGASAVLPYLAVPVTVTALRRRFSEGTALLAVTAATLLVSGALTQVDGGPQLGQLGYLAVCAQWLILAALGLYAAGTLHRVMAVRNEGKPQPYAEATRLLTQLRTVARQLPGATLDPGGISEHLLEELRTVAQADRGAVLSASGGGRLVVLAQAGVDRVDWETTLDADSAIADAWASQQATTAARSQSRSHRGGDVSALIVPLVAGVRTVGLVVLEADAAHAYPPPVVSRVTALTRPAALRLEAALLFDEVRSLATNEERQRLAREIHDGVAQELVMVGYGIDNALATVFDDADETAEALRTLRAEVTRVIQELRLSLFELRSEVDRQGGLAAAIAEYARTVGASGGLRVHLSLDESTARLPAATEAELLRIAQEAVTNARKHAGASNLWVTCEVDPPYAQIEVSDDGQGMADQRPDGRYGLAIMAERAERIRGRLEIRPRQPSGTTVAVVLGTSARRDKVRDSAAPSEGE, from the coding sequence GTGCCCGCATCCACAGCAACCGCACCGCACCCGCATCCCCTCGCCGCGGCCGCCCGCCTGGTGATGCTGGCGCTGATCGCCGTCCTGACCCTTTTCGCCACCCGTGACGTCGGCCAGCTGTGGTGGATCGCGTTGCTGGCGGTGGCCGGGCTGCCGTCCCTGCTGGCCCCGCAACACCGGCTGATCGCGCCGGTGAGCCGGGTGGCGGAGGTGGTGGTGCTGGGCCTCGCCGCGAGTCACGTGGCGGCGGTCGCGTCGATCGGCGGCACCGTCGGCGGCCTCGGCGCCTCGGCGGTGCTGCCCTACCTGGCGGTCCCGGTGACCGTCACCGCGCTGCGCCGCCGCTTCTCCGAGGGCACCGCCCTGCTCGCGGTCACCGCCGCCACCCTGCTGGTCAGCGGCGCGCTGACCCAGGTCGACGGAGGGCCCCAGCTCGGCCAGCTCGGATACCTCGCGGTCTGCGCGCAGTGGCTCATCCTGGCGGCGCTGGGGCTCTACGCCGCCGGCACCCTGCACCGGGTGATGGCCGTCCGCAACGAGGGCAAACCCCAGCCGTACGCCGAGGCCACCCGACTGCTCACCCAGCTGCGGACGGTCGCCCGGCAGCTGCCCGGGGCCACCCTGGATCCGGGCGGCATCTCCGAGCACCTGCTGGAGGAGTTGCGCACGGTGGCCCAGGCCGACCGGGGCGCGGTGCTGTCGGCCAGTGGCGGGGGCCGGCTCGTGGTGCTCGCCCAGGCCGGCGTCGACCGGGTGGACTGGGAGACGACACTCGACGCGGACTCGGCCATCGCCGACGCCTGGGCCAGCCAGCAGGCCACGACGGCCGCGCGCTCGCAGTCCCGCTCACACCGTGGCGGCGACGTGTCCGCGCTGATCGTTCCGCTGGTCGCCGGGGTACGCACGGTGGGGCTGGTGGTGCTGGAGGCGGACGCCGCGCACGCGTACCCGCCGCCGGTGGTGTCGCGGGTGACAGCGCTGACCCGCCCGGCCGCGCTGCGGCTGGAGGCGGCGCTGCTCTTCGACGAGGTGCGTTCGCTCGCCACCAACGAGGAGCGGCAGCGGCTGGCCCGGGAGATCCACGACGGGGTGGCGCAGGAGCTGGTGATGGTCGGCTACGGCATCGACAACGCCCTGGCCACCGTCTTCGACGACGCCGACGAGACCGCCGAGGCCCTGCGTACGCTGCGCGCCGAGGTGACCCGGGTGATCCAGGAGCTGCGGCTGAGCCTCTTCGAGCTGCGCAGCGAGGTGGACCGGCAGGGCGGGCTGGCCGCGGCGATCGCCGAGTACGCGCGCACCGTCGGCGCGTCCGGAGGGTTGCGGGTGCACCTCTCGCTGGACGAGTCCACCGCGCGACTGCCGGCCGCCACCGAGGCCGAGTTGCTGCGCATCGCCCAGGAGGCGGTGACCAACGCCCGCAAGCACGCCGGAGCCTCGAATCTGTGGGTCACGTGTGAGGTCGACCCGCCGTATGCACAAATAGAAGTGTCGGATGACGGTCAGGGGATGGCTGACCAGCGCCCCGACGGACGGTACGGTCTTGCGATCATGGCCGAGAGGGCGGAACGTATCCGGGGCCGGTTGGAGATCAGGCCGCGGCAACCCAGCGGCACGACCGTGGCGGTGGTTCTCGGCACCTCGGCCCGGCGCGACAAAGTGCGCGACAGCGCAGCACCATCAGAAGGGGAGTAA
- a CDS encoding endonuclease/exonuclease/phosphatase family protein → MGVPLRVVSYNIHSQRDDTAALAAVVRAARPDVVIVQEGPRRFRWRQKSATLAESFGLVVAAGGLPALGNLLLTSLRVQVRATRCQRFPLTPGRHLRGAAYAECRVGDARFTLAGSHLSTDPGERPTQAAEFKRGLDEATSPVLAGADLNEGPDGPAWATVSRGLTDAAVAADRADRLTYSCAEPRRRIDALFVDPRITVVDYDVVDTPQTRRASDHFPVLVDLLLPDAD, encoded by the coding sequence ATGGGCGTACCGCTGCGGGTCGTGTCGTACAACATCCACAGCCAGCGCGACGACACCGCCGCGCTGGCGGCCGTGGTCCGGGCCGCGCGGCCGGACGTGGTGATCGTGCAGGAGGGGCCGCGCCGGTTCCGGTGGCGACAGAAGTCCGCCACGCTGGCCGAGTCGTTCGGCCTGGTGGTGGCCGCCGGCGGCCTGCCTGCGCTGGGCAACCTGCTGTTGACCAGCCTGCGGGTCCAGGTGCGGGCCACCCGGTGCCAGCGCTTCCCGCTGACCCCCGGCCGGCACCTGCGCGGCGCCGCGTACGCCGAATGCCGGGTCGGCGACGCCCGGTTCACCCTCGCCGGCTCGCACCTGTCCACCGACCCGGGTGAGCGTCCGACCCAGGCCGCCGAGTTCAAGCGTGGGCTGGACGAGGCGACCAGCCCGGTGCTGGCCGGGGCGGACCTCAACGAGGGCCCGGACGGGCCGGCGTGGGCGACCGTGTCGCGCGGGTTGACCGACGCCGCGGTGGCGGCCGACCGGGCGGACCGGCTCACCTACTCCTGCGCCGAGCCGCGCCGACGCATCGACGCGCTCTTCGTCGACCCGCGGATCACCGTGGTCGACTACGACGTGGTGGACACCCCGCAGACCCGCCGGGCCAGCGACCACTTTCCGGTCCTGGTCGACCTGCTGCTGCCCGACGCCGACTGA
- a CDS encoding putative bifunctional diguanylate cyclase/phosphodiesterase, which produces MTQAQLETLLHRLTGQLAGALLTEPFDLRAGHRVGAELVAAHIASAEGLGRTVEVIQLRLVRDLGLVAEDVEDRMARLLAAVATGYARALRDRTLDEQESIRRAAMRARTQAERALRASEARFRHQATHDPLTGLPNRTLFTERLTAALNEPGRGAERVGVCFLDLDRFKVVNDTLGHQVGDHLLVTVAERLCKAMGEHLLARLGGDEFVILVERSGGTDDMLEVAETALAAVRAPALVDGHELQISASIGIVERQVAGANPSDLMRAADSTLHWAKAAGGARWALYDAERNQRELARYALSAAIPAALERGEFYLDYQPLTSLRDGSLVGVEALVRWRHPELGVLRPDSFIGLAEETGLIVQLGGWVLAEACREAEAWSAGSAAAPFVSVNLAVRQVHRPGLVQEVRALLRQTGLPPERLQLEITESTMMSTAEEPVRALRVLADLGVRIAIDDFGTGYSNLAYLRDLPVTELKVAGEFVAGLRSPSVGRTDERILASLVSLAHALDLTVTAEGVETAGQAERLRAIGCDAAQGWHFGRPAPADRILARIR; this is translated from the coding sequence ATGACCCAGGCCCAGCTGGAAACCCTGCTACACCGGCTCACCGGGCAACTGGCCGGCGCGTTGCTCACCGAGCCGTTCGACCTGCGTGCCGGGCACCGGGTCGGCGCCGAGCTGGTCGCCGCACACATCGCCTCCGCGGAGGGCCTCGGTCGTACCGTCGAGGTCATCCAGCTCCGCCTTGTGCGCGACCTGGGGTTGGTGGCCGAGGACGTCGAGGATCGGATGGCCCGGCTGCTCGCGGCGGTGGCGACCGGCTACGCCCGCGCGTTGCGGGACCGGACGCTCGACGAGCAGGAGTCGATCCGCCGGGCCGCGATGAGGGCCCGCACCCAGGCCGAGCGGGCGCTGCGGGCCAGCGAGGCCCGGTTCCGGCATCAGGCCACCCACGACCCCCTCACCGGCCTGCCCAACCGGACGCTGTTCACCGAGCGGCTCACCGCCGCGCTGAACGAGCCGGGCCGGGGCGCGGAGCGGGTCGGGGTGTGCTTCCTGGACCTGGACCGCTTCAAGGTCGTGAACGACACCCTGGGGCACCAGGTTGGCGACCATCTGCTGGTCACCGTGGCCGAGCGGTTGTGCAAGGCCATGGGTGAGCACCTGCTGGCCCGCCTGGGCGGGGACGAGTTCGTCATCCTGGTGGAGCGCAGCGGCGGCACCGACGACATGCTGGAGGTGGCCGAGACCGCCCTGGCCGCGGTGCGGGCACCGGCGCTGGTCGACGGGCACGAGCTGCAGATCTCGGCGAGCATCGGCATCGTCGAGCGCCAGGTGGCCGGTGCCAACCCCAGCGACCTGATGCGGGCCGCCGACAGCACGCTGCACTGGGCGAAGGCCGCTGGCGGGGCCCGCTGGGCTCTCTACGACGCCGAGCGCAACCAACGTGAACTGGCCCGGTACGCGCTCTCCGCCGCCATCCCGGCCGCCCTGGAACGCGGCGAGTTCTACCTCGACTACCAGCCGCTGACCTCACTGCGCGACGGCAGCCTGGTCGGCGTCGAGGCGCTGGTCCGTTGGCGGCACCCGGAGCTGGGTGTGCTTCGACCGGACAGCTTCATCGGGTTGGCCGAGGAGACCGGCCTGATCGTGCAGCTGGGTGGGTGGGTGCTGGCCGAGGCGTGCCGCGAGGCGGAGGCCTGGTCGGCCGGTAGCGCCGCCGCACCGTTCGTCAGCGTCAACCTGGCGGTACGCCAGGTGCACCGGCCCGGGCTGGTGCAGGAGGTCCGCGCGTTGCTGCGGCAGACCGGCCTACCGCCGGAGCGGCTGCAACTGGAGATCACCGAGAGCACGATGATGAGCACCGCCGAGGAGCCGGTACGCGCCCTGCGGGTCCTGGCCGACCTCGGAGTGCGGATCGCCATCGACGACTTCGGCACCGGCTACAGCAACCTGGCGTACCTGCGGGACCTGCCGGTGACCGAACTGAAGGTGGCCGGGGAGTTCGTGGCCGGCCTGCGGTCGCCGTCGGTCGGCCGCACCGACGAGCGGATCCTCGCCTCGCTGGTCTCGCTGGCGCACGCGCTGGACCTGACCGTCACTGCCGAGGGCGTGGAAACCGCCGGGCAGGCTGAGCGACTGCGGGCGATCGGCTGCGACGCCGCCCAGGGCTGGCACTTCGGCCGCCCGGCCCCCGCCGATCGCATCCTGGCCCGCATCCGCTGA